DNA sequence from the Cyprinus carpio isolate SPL01 chromosome A9, ASM1834038v1, whole genome shotgun sequence genome:
AGTGTGTCTTCCTCATTTGGGATTGGTGGAGCAGAAGGTTCAGGCCTTGAAGTCTTTAAATTAAGATGATGTATGTATTATGCATACTTTTAGTTGCATTGCTTATTCAAACTAATTTCATTAGCATAGGttcctttgactttttttttactggttttagaACTGATAAATCACAAAACTAAAACTGTTGTACCTCTTAAAAATTAATAGCCTGGTCATGCAAtccttctttaaaaaattatcaaGGATTTTCCCCACTAAACTAAAGAACCTAAAACAGCCAAATATAGTTTAGTGAACTGCAAAAAGAgaacaacatttcatattttcccATTTTTAATATCAAGATTTGACTCTttctttggtcacactttattttaaagtccaattctcactattaactcaCTAACTCTTGTCTCAACAAACTACTATTTCGGTTGAAAGTAGACAAATTGGCACAACTTGCTTTACCTTGCCCTAATAATGTTCTCAATTTCTTCTATTAGGTTTAAACATGCAAACCTTGCCTTGTTGCCTCTCACCTGTGCAGCTCTGTTTTGCGGTGGCCGGGGTGCGGGCTTCTTCTTGCGGGACGTGGTCTCTTTACGTTCGCTGTTCTTGAGGTCATTGATGCTCTTAGTGTACTGACGCCTGATCGCCACCAGTTCCTGTAAGTACTCTAAGCAGTTCTGGTCCTGGGAATAGAGCCATACTCGGTCCTCTCGGCTCTGGTAGTAATACAGGGCCGTGCTGGACTCGACGCTCACGGCGCTCACGCTCCGCTTCAGCGTGGTGTCCTGCGGGGCGCGTCTGCTCTCCCCGACCACGAGCATAGACGTGCTCCGGACCAGTTTCACAGTGCACGCGCTGTGGTAGTCCTCATTGGGCCTGAACCTGTCCCGGGAGCGAGGTCCAAGATGGTTCGGACGGAAAGCTGCGTTGATTTTCTTAAACATCACAGTCGGTGTCTGGGTGTTGTAGTTTAGTGGCTAAATATCTGGGCTGATATGTCAAAGGATGTTTGTTCAAACCCCACGAGGGTTCTATCACCATTGTGTCCTTGATCAAGACACTTGATATCGTAAGTCATTAAGAAAAAcgttaaaaatgtcaaataaattacTTAGCTTATTTAGTAACCTTTAAATctatataataacttttataGTCAGCCTGTTCTGCTTCTCCATATCCCTCTCCGCGTTGCTCCATGCGCTAAAACTTACTTTATATGTTGATGAAATCCAGAGCCAAGATGGAGTTTTGTTGGTTGACTttgtccatggtgctgaacagTTGTTTTTGAGCCAAACGCGTTAAGGGCTCATCATAGGCGATGATCATTGCTTATCTTTATGAAAGAAGTCATGGTAAGTTTCTAACGCAGTCATGGCGACGGTGCGCTTGTAACTCTACACTAACACATGAATAATGAACCAACAGTAGACATATTAGGCTACATGCATCTGCTGGATATCACAGTTAGACCTATGATGCATATGTTACATAACATTATATACGGTTTcgtatgcataaaaataaattaatcagaaTGTGTGTGCACCTTCAGGATGCTTCAGGTAAACCATAAATCGCCTTGGATAAAATATATCCTAAATAACAGTTCGCTGTTATATTCTATTTACTTTCTTGCTAAATAGCCTATAATTCTGAACATTATTTAACAGTTACTATATGTAActgaatatatagttaaaagTTGGAAAATAGACTTGTGTTTAACTCACATTTGGAAACATTTAACAActcaatataaaatttttttttttttaataccaagctaaatgtgaaaataataggCCTATAAAAATTCAACAATAGTTGTTACTAATTTAAAACCatcataaattaatacattttaatacattgaaATTAACAGTATAGTGTTATGTTCTGTGATGCTTTTAGGTTTAACAGTATGATGGAAACATATTATAGAataactttattgtttttttactctacaaaaaataaaaaacaaaataataaaaatgacagtactaccatgtattgtatttaatttataaattatgtcTCCGATATATTATCAGAACTTAAAAGTAATAAATTGGGTCTCAGGACATTTGAGCTATAGAAGCACTATGATGGGACAGCTAAAGTTTTTGGTGGGGTATTGGGTGGACTCTGGGAGCTGTGTGGTCACCATTAAGGGAGTTTATTTCTTGTGTGTATTGAAGGATCTAAGGATCCTCAAATGCAAACTGTCTTTGTTGCTTCAAAAGAGCAATcttattttcttgttttgattatttacaaaaaaaataaactctgaaAACTAGTGTATACATTCTTCTTGTGCATACTATGAGAACATTGTGAGAAAgcataatgtgtgtatatgtgcttGTACACTTGTTGGTTCATCAGGTAATCTTTATTTTTACCTAAGATAGACAGATCATCACATGAATAATGAATGTAGGTGATGCAGCATTTTGTCACCAACCCATTAGCCGATTAACCAGCGCTACATAGACGTGTGTTCAGTCTACATGTCAGtagttaaattacatttgaattggATTATTTGGTTTCATTGGGGAAATATAGACTCACATAAGATTCCGAAAAGCTGCAGGTGCAAACGTTGGTATTAGAGGAAATATGCAGTCTATAGAGACATTTTTTCATTCTAATGAAACTGCCAAATATAACATCTGCTTGAAGTAgcgtgagagagaaaaagaattaCAGAATACAACCAATACATGTGCCAATCAATACCCAGAATAGGACCATGGTCCATCTCCTATTAGCACAGAAAGTCCTTTTATTCACcacatttatgttttatgtacttAAAGTCTCTCCATTATGGAAATTACTAACAACCTCCTCTTACAAAAACAGGAAATCTAGGGGAAACAGCAAAGGAGGTGTGCTGGTCTGAGGTGTGTGGAAATACTCTTAACCTGTTGGTGGATAATAGCACATTATACAAATTGAACAGCTCATTTAAGTCTATTGTAATGAATATAATAAGCTTGGATCATGAGAACTGGCatttataaatgcacataaatatggTTCTAAATTTACATGGAAGACAGAATTTCGTAATACTTTCACTTCCTCCCTCAGTGGAGCATAAAACTGAACAACTATTGCATAACTTTCActtacagtgaaataaaaaccattacagcAGTGCTTAAAATCAGCGGAGGCTCAGAGAAAGAGACAGCATCTGCACAGATTCACCAGAGATCAACAATCAGAAATTCTTCAGTAGAATAAAAGGTAAGCTTTAGGGAACTGTCAGTCTATCTATGTACCGTAATCCTCCTTTTGTCTTACACATTCTAGCTGGATTCTAGTCTTCTTAATTGGTCTGATGTATTGGGTAATGACAATCACAGTAAATTGTGGAAGATGCAAAAATGTCTTGGATTACTTTATATTCTTGGGGTAATGTGAGATGGACTAAGCAAGGTTATTTTTGCCCATGGGCCACATACAGCCTTGTGATTTCATGCGGCCCACCAACTGTGTATTTATCTTTAAAAagagttttatattattataaatatttttttacaatttataataattttaattactgtggtagcaaagctgaattttcagcatcagttaCTCCAGActtcacatcatccttcagaaatcattctaaaattctTAAGAAAAAGTTTTCTTGCTGCTCTTTTTAattgtgtggaaactgtgatgcattttccCTGGATTCTATAGAacaacatttatatgaaatagaaatttctgtaatgttatttctgtaaagtctttactgtcacttttgattcataTAATGTATCCTTGCACAAactgtatttctttttcttttctgtccttaaacttttgaatactAGGTCATCTGAGTTTAACTGATTTAACTTCTGTGTTTGTGTACTGCAGATGTTGTGTGAAGGTAAGCTGTGGAGTTTGGTGTTTGAAGCTGAACTTGAGTGTGTAAATCCCCCTCCATGCTGCACGGTCACAGTGCCATCATCGTCTTTGCCAAGCTGCCCCCTCTCAGCACAAAGCTCTGTCCACTCATCTCTAGAAAATACAACCCGGACAAAGACCCAGCAGAGCAATGCCCATCCTTCCCCCACGGACCCTGAGGCAGGACGGCAACTGGCCATAGGTGTGGATATTCCCAGGCTTGCAGACACCCCAGAAGCAGAGGCCTTTTTGGTGCCTTCATGCTGCCACAGCATCTGCCAGCATTACAGCGATTTACATATTGCTGGTGGCCAGGTGCTGCCGCTCAGCCCCTGTGCAGGGGATGTACAGGGCAATCTCAATCAGGACCCCCAGCCCGGACCCTTCCTTCTGTCTGGAGATGTTCCCTCCCCCTCCCTCCTGCCTCCTCTGGTCCACGAGTACAGGAGTTCGAGGCGCTGGAGGGAAGAAAGTGGGCGCGAGCGTCCCTCTCTTCTGCAGTTCAACCAGCCCCTCTCTAATTCACAGCTCAACAGCTACCTGGAACAGAAGCTTTTGGAGCTGTACAAGCAGTACCTGACTGAGGGCCCCCTGGTGACCAGGCCCGTCATGGCATCTGAGCTACTGCAGACCAGTCTGGATCAGATGACTCTCCAGCTGAGCCGTGAGCAGAACATGGAGACGGCACGGGCCAAAGACATGCTCCTCAGCTGCCTGCTTAAAGTCACCAGCAGTTACCAGTCCAGTGAAATCAGCACCCCTGTACTGCAGATCTCCGCTGAGACGAAGTGAGTTTGATAGTGGAAAGAGATGGAAAGACAGGAGGGAAAAATCTTTGAGGCATTAGGACCAAGGAGACAGACTTTCATGTGTAACGTGTAACGTTTAATAGCTTGAAACTAGCATGTTAATCAGCGATTATGTAAATGGTAAAGTAATAGTAAttctgaaaatgcaaaataaatacaatttgcaattcaaAAGGGGTTGATTATTCAGGGTTCCCACTCATTGAAAGTCtggatgaataaattaataaaataatttgccaagtttgaaaatgtttcatattttttatttattatattatttattcatcttttaaatgagcttttacatGTGcagttttcaattaaattttacaaattttatttgcttttgtcatttttatgacttttttaatatttctatatagccttctttttttagttttagtactttaagtacataaacattttaattagctgccaagacaacatttctaatagttttttttttattatttcatttttaagttcaagatttaatataaaattgacattttatatCAGCATAATTACCAACAATAATTAAGgttattaatagttttagttgcCAATAACAACTGCTGTGAGAGCAATCCAGTAATCACAAATGACTAAAAAGAGTCACTTTGTCATTGTCAATCTAATCAGAGGTAAAATTTGAATTGCTTAGCATGAAGGAGACATGTAACTTATGAATAGGCaacattatggatttttttttcttcatataaatacaaagattaaaaaaaagagaaatttgtacaggtttgaaacaaagggtgactaaatgatgacagaattgtatttttggggtatctatccctttaaacataTAAATGCCTTTTAATAGACTCAGCATCAAAAGGTTAAtgagaatgtttatttatttatttattataaatgactaAACACAATCAGCAGAGCAGAGTCAAAGATTACTAAATGAAGACAACTGGGTGTTAAGGTTAATAATTTAATCTACAGTGAGTTGTTTTTTACTGAAGAATTTACAGGTAAAATGAGCAGAGGAGAAATGTTACAGCCAACaccaaaaaatggaaataatctttcagtgaatgtgtgtgtaaaagagtgtatgtgtgtgtcagtaagaGGGTCAGAGAATGACAGCGTTCCACTGTCCCAGTCCAGCTGAACTCTGATCCTCTGCAGTTTCTCTTTCACAGGGAGGGGAGTCGGTGATTGTGGTGATTCATGTGCTTTATATTCACCACAGAAATGACCCACCAGCCAGATTCCACTCCTTGAGAATATTTTATTCCTCCTCTGAGCAGATTCGGTCATCACTCCGAGGAACCAGCCTGTACTGTCTCCGACTTCAACGTCCCAGCAGTGAGAGCCAGAGTCAAAACCCTCTGAGCCCAGAACACATGCAAACATGTCGAATCGCTCTGGATTTTCAGGAAGTGTCTGTTCCTCATCGCTGTACCTCACACTGGTCAGGTCATCAGACAGGATGAGATTACAATGAGCAGTGTTGGGGTCAAAGGTCACGGAAGCTGAAGAGAGAGACACATacacatgaaataaaacatattcaTCTTATGATGGAGCTGAATTCATTGTTGTGTTCTTTACTCACTGTTATCAGCagtttccagcatcttctgcaacACAGTAAACTTCAGGTTGCTCAGGTGTTTTGGCACATTGATCAGAACTCCAGAAATGTTCTCCGGATCCGGCGGTTTACACTGGGAAACTCTGGAAAAACACTCAGTAATCAGCGATGCTGTGGTTTGAGTTCAGAACAACAGAGGAGAAACCATACAAACCTTTTCAAAGTGGCATCATAGTTCTGTAAAAGAAGAGAAATGCAAGTTATGCAGCAAATCTAAATGagaatttttgaaaatgtcatcTTTGTATTCAAATCCATGATaataaaaatgctgtaatttaatttctataaaaaaaaacaaaaacacgatTTATACTTGTAGGAATAAAGCATCTTCAGCTTTCATCTCCTCCTCTATAGCTGTGATTGTGGCAGAAAGAGAATACATCTCTTTGCTCATCTTCTCAATCTTATTCCTCAGTATCTGGCTCTTTTGCTCTTCTTCCTCTCTCAGAGCTTTTTTCCTGGCTGCCTCTTCATTACACAAACTCTGGCGAAGTTTCACAAACTCCTCCTTGATCCGTCCCTCTGTGTATTGAGCCTGAAACTGGAAACTAACATGTctatattctataaatatatacacacacacacacacacacacacacattttacaatgTCACCAcatttaagcttaaaaaaaaaaaaacttaccttaATATGTTCTGCAGTTTGAAGCGAAGTCTTTTGAAACTCCTGAAATATTCTCAACTTCAGCTGCAAAGGTTTTAATGCAGTTTTGAGTTTCTCCTGGAATAAATCAACACAATGggttaatataaaaataccagATCCTGTACATCTAAGAAATAAAACGTACTTGAttcagataaatttttttttgcacattttgcacaGTAATActatacattttgtattattatgtcCAGCATGCGTTCTTTCTTAATATTTCTTTCACTTGGTTATTAAGGTAACTTTCTGCTCAACCGCTTAAATAATCGATTCACTCCAAACGATGAATCGAATGAACGAATCGAGACTCTAGAACTGGTTCAGTGCGATTCGTGACCTCATCATGACcttctgagaaaaaaacagtCACTTAAATACTGGATTTAAGTTTTATTCGATTTAAGAGGTTATTGGCGTCGGATTTTAAAACATAGTCAAGAGCATTCGAGGGATAGTGTTTTGGCCTAAAATCTGATTCATTATTGTCGGTAGTGTCTCGAGAGCTCAGGTACAGAACTAACTGACCTTAGCAGCAGCGCAGTCTGTGGACTGTAGTGAGGAGGATGCGGtgtttttttcatcatcatcTGCTTCTGCGTCCATCACTTCTCGTCGTCTCTTCTTCACCTCCAGTGAAGGTGTTGACTCCGCACATCGTTTCTCTCTCACCTTCCTCCACGTATCTTTAATAAGCCATTTTATTCGTTCTGCATCTTTGGACACGCGGTCGTACCTCAGTAACAGAGTTCTGCATATGCTGCAGATGGCCAGAGTCGTGTCCTGAAGTTTGCCAACTAATTCCTCCAGCACGACCGCATGATCCGCTTTGTTTTCAGACTTGTGGCCGTGAAACAGTCGGTGCTTGTTACATTTGGATGGATAGAATTCCCTACCACAGAGCAAACAGTCATTTTCCACTTTCTTCGGTTTGGTCTGTACAATATTTCGCGGAGACTCCTGTGCCATTATTATGATCATCGATTTCAGATTTACCCGCCCCTAAAAACGAACTGTAGTTTTAACAGCGAACTGTGATTGGTCGCGTTACATGTCAGTCACGTGATTACATCCGGTCCAAGAGGGCGGTCCTTGGATAGCGCGCATGCGGTAATGTGGACTGACCTTGCTGTCAATGGGAACTGAAGTTTAGTTATTAACACAATACCCAACTAAATAAACCAAAGTCGAGGCTTTGtcccagtgttattttatcattaagatactattacagtttttattaatatttctatagtttttatatttttccattttcgtttcataattttagtaattttgttgtttttgccattttagtaagtttcttttaaatatatctatatgtatatatctatcaactaactgaaatatactttttatagTTCATCTCAAGTAACAAGAATgcttgttttttatggttttatttaattataataataacaaccctGCTTCGTACCTTTTAATCTAAGGATGTTAATGTGAAACTACTATATACTACTATATacatgtgtacattttttttttcagtgaggaGATGAATATTCAAAATGAATGGTTCTTGTTTTGACTGCACATAGACCATTCTCACATTTTAGTCACTTGACTGAAAAAAGGCTTTAAAACAGGTCAACGTTAGCAAATAGCTGCAAAAAATGCAACCAAAACAATTctctatttattttaagttattgaAACTGGAAATCAATTCATAACCTTTATAGACACAAACAATTTCACCATTAATTGGACTCTATTACAGTCATTTTTACAGGTAAGATGAGCAGAGGATACAAACCTTTTCAAAGTGGCATCATAgttctgtaaaaaaatacagattatacaacaaaacttaaattcattttcaaaaacagttttttttgcatttg
Encoded proteins:
- the LOC109107627 gene encoding uncharacterized protein C13orf42-like: MFKKINAAFRPNHLGPRSRDRFRPNEDYHSACTVKLVRSTSMLVVGESRRAPQDTTLKRSVSAVSVESSTALYYYQSREDRVWLYSQDQNCLEYLQELVAIRRQYTKSINDLKNSERKETTSRKKKPAPRPPQNRAAQTSRPEPSAPPIPNEEDTLQFFDAVIASCDPEPCRKPHIDNGHADVDFIVATSTSEHDLHSNWVLRDPRRISMMESQPKNSDISHGQAAQRKGDMGSTGSRRRLQRNPIHLPKVVESAFQTLRFKPKLKKKD
- the LOC109107197 gene encoding TLR adapter interacting with SLC15A4 on the lysosome-like, giving the protein MLCEGKLWSLVFEAELECVNPPPCCTVTVPSSSLPSCPLSAQSSVHSSLENTTRTKTQQSNAHPSPTDPEAGRQLAIGVDIPRLADTPEAEAFLVPSCCHSICQHYSDLHIAGGQVLPLSPCAGDVQGNLNQDPQPGPFLLSGDVPSPSLLPPLVHEYRSSRRWREESGRERPSLLQFNQPLSNSQLNSYLEQKLLELYKQYLTEGPLVTRPVMASELLQTSLDQMTLQLSREQNMETARAKDMLLSCLLKVTSSYQSSEISTPVLQISAETK
- the LOC109107195 gene encoding E3 ubiquitin-protein ligase TRIM39-like gives rise to the protein MIIIMAQESPRNIVQTKPKKVENDCLLCGREFYPSKCNKHRLFHGHKSENKADHAVVLEELVGKLQDTTLAICSICRTLLLRYDRVSKDAERIKWLIKDTWRKVREKRCAESTPSLEVKKRRREVMDAEADDDEKNTASSSLQSTDCAAAKEKLKTALKPLQLKLRIFQEFQKTSLQTAEHIKFQAQYTEGRIKEEFVKLRQSLCNEEAARKKALREEEEQKSQILRNKIEKMSKEMYSLSATITAIEEEMKAEDALFLQNYDATLKRVSQCKPPDPENISGVLINVPKHLSNLKFTVLQKMLETADNTSVTFDPNTAHCNLILSDDLTSVRYSDEEQTLPENPERFDMFACVLGSEGFDSGSHCWDVEVGDSTGWFLGVMTESAQRRNKIFSRSGIWLVGHFCGEYKAHESPQSPTPLPVKEKLQRIRVQLDWDSGTLSFSDPLTDTHIHSFTHTFTERLFPFFGVGCNISPLLILPVNSSVKNNSL